One genomic window of Ostrinia nubilalis chromosome W, ilOstNubi1.1, whole genome shotgun sequence includes the following:
- the LOC135086293 gene encoding LOW QUALITY PROTEIN: putative nuclease HARBI1 (The sequence of the model RefSeq protein was modified relative to this genomic sequence to represent the inferred CDS: deleted 1 base in 1 codon), translating to VSPICQLLCALRFYATGNHLIAVADMGGISVATCSRIVKRVSEAIVTLRHEFIKLPNTHEEQAYVKEKFYRIARFPNLIGCIDCTHIKYIQSPGGDDAELFRNRKSYMSINVQTISDPDLLVTDIVARWPGSTHDSTIYQTSNIFRKFERGIYSGAYLLGDSGYPLKSHLLTPYLNPSTPAQQKYNEAQIKTRNVVERQYGVLKRRFPVLAVGIRLKLPTAVNVIIACCILHNICILRKEQEPLNDGSIPNLESLIEAGRIPHIPVTVNDPIYGFQRNQITNYFENM from the exons GTATCACCAATTTGCCAACTATTGTGTGCATTAAGATTCTATGCCACTGGGAACCATTTAATTGCAGTGGCAGACATGGGTGGCATAAGTGTTGCGACATGTAGTAGGATAGTGAAAAGAGTCTCTGAAGCCATAGTTACATTACGTCATGAATTTATCAAGCTTCCTAATACACACGAAGAACAAGCCTATGTGAAAGAAAAATTTTATAGGATTGCTCGCTTTCCTAATTTGATAGGCTGTATAGACTGTACACATATAAAG TACATACAATCACCAG gTGGAGATGATGCTGAGTTATTTCGCAACCGGAAATCATACATGTCAATCAATGTTCAAACTATAAGTGACCCTGATCTATTGGTAACAGATATTGTAGCTCGTTGGCCAGGATCAACGCATGATTCAACAATTTATCAGACTAGTAATATATTCAGGAAATTCGAAAGGGGTATTTATAGTGGGGCATATTTATTAGGAGACAGTGGATATCCTCTgaag AGCCACCTTCTTACCCCTTATTTAAACCCATCAACTCCAGCACAACAAAAATACAATGAAGCTCAAATAAAAACTAGAAATGTGGTAGAAAGACAGTATGGAGTTCTAAAACGAAGATTTCCAGTCTTAGCAGTTGGTATACGACTAAAACTACCCACCGCCGTCAATGTCATCATAGCATGCTGTATTTTGCACAATATATGCATCCTACGGAAAGAACAAGAACCTTTAAACGATGGATCTATTCCTAACTTAGAATCCCTCATTGAAGCTGGAAGAATTCCCCATATACCAGTGACAGTCAATGACCCCATATATGGGTTTCAAAGAAACCAAATAACTAATTACTTTGAAAATatgtaa